A single Biomphalaria glabrata chromosome 2, xgBioGlab47.1, whole genome shotgun sequence DNA region contains:
- the LOC106056599 gene encoding transmembrane protein 184B-like isoform X2 codes for MSSSEETASTTTTTTSTTSTLLTTHPELITTAETNSTPDYNVTQPLIFLQTAAAQGIAGTFACAAILLTVHQIYLHLRYYTCPNEQRWIVRVLFIVPIYSFDSFLSLMFFNKDNYYVYFDSLRDCYEAFVIYSFLSLCYEYLGGEGAIMSEIRGKPIQSSWISCTCCFAGRQYTIGFLRFCKQATLQFCFIKPVMAILTLLLQAFGYYKDGNFSPLGGYLYITIIYNISVSLALYALIMFYLATKELLSPFDPILKFCIIKSVIFLSFWQGVVLAVLEKAKVIDPIFSKNGTQAVGVGTVSAGWQNFFICMEMFMAAVALRFAFPHSVYSTGPTSTHGRTVSLQSISSSLKETMNPRDIMQDAIHNFHPQYQQYTQQGMKPSEEDGPWSSDTYQQQRPVSNGNPPSTSPVPSGTTGSGTAGSAHQPAKAAPQSQGIPITGAPAGKRSRFNEKTTLLNSDEEFQRYA; via the exons ATGTCCTCATCAGAGGAGACCGCATCTACAACTACCACCACCACCTCCACCACCAGCACATTGTTGACCACACATCCTGAGCTGATTACTACTGCAGAGACCAATAGCACTCCAGACTACAATGTCACTCAGCCTCTCATCTTCCTTCAGACAGCAGCAGCCCAAGGAATAGCTGGAACATTTGCGTGTGCTGCTATACTGCTCACAGTTCACCAG ATCTACTTACACTTGCGATACTATACATGTCCCAATGAACAGCGATGGATTGTCAGAGTTTTATTCATAGTTCCCATTTATTCTTTTGACTCATTCCTAAGTCTCATGTTTTTCAACAAAGATAACTATTATGTCTATTTTGACAGCCTCAGGGATTGCTatgaag catttgtCATTTACAGCTTTCTTAGTTTGTGCTATGAGTATCTTGGTGGGGAAGGAGCTATTATGTCTGAAATTAGAGGAAAACCAATTCA GTCAAGCTGGATTTCTTGCACATGCTGTTTTGCTGGTCGACAATATACCATAGGATTTTTACGTTTTTGTAAACAG GCTACTCTACAATTCTGTTTTATCAAACCTGTCATGGCCATATTGACTCTTCTGCTTCAAGCGTTTGGTTATTACAAAGATGGTAATTTCTC GCCATTAGGTGGCTACCTGTACATCACAATAATTTACAACATATCCGTTAGTCTTGCATTGTACGCTCTCATCATGTTCTACCTGGCTACCAAAGAGTTATTAAGTCCATTTGACCCGATCCTGAAGTTCTGCATAATTAAAtctgtcatttttctttccttctggCAAG GTGTGGTTCTGGCTGTCCTTGAAAAGGCCAAAGTCATTGATCCCATCTTTTCTAAAAATGGCACCCAAGCTGTTGGGGTAGGTACTGTCTCTGCTGGCTGGCAGAATTTTTTCATCTGCATGGAGATGTTCATGGCAGCTGTGGCTCTGAGGTTTGCATTTCCTCACAGTGTGTACAGTACTGGACCAACTAGTACACACGGACGTACTGTCTCCTTGCAGTCCATTTCTAGCAGTCTTAAAGAAACCATGAACCCAAGGGACATAATGCAG GATGCTATCCACAACTTCCACCCACAGTATCAACAGTACACTCAGCAAGGCATGAAGCCAAGTGAAGAGGATGGGCCCTGGAGCTCTGATACTTATCAGCAGCAGCGTCCAGTTTCCAATGGCAATCCTCCATCAACTTCCCCTGTCCCAAGCGGCACAACTGGATCAGGAACTGCAGGTTCTGCTCACCAACCTGCCAAAGCAGCGCCACAGTCCCAAGGCATCCCCATAACTGGTGCCCCTGCTGGGAAGAGAAGCCGGTTCAACGAGAAGACAACCCTGCTCAACTCTGATGAAGAGTTTCA ACGTTATGCGTAA
- the LOC106056599 gene encoding transmembrane protein 184B-like isoform X1, protein MSSSEETASTTTTTTSTTSTLLTTHPELITTAETNSTPDYNVTQPLIFLQTAAAQGIAGTFACAAILLTVHQIYLHLRYYTCPNEQRWIVRVLFIVPIYSFDSFLSLMFFNKDNYYVYFDSLRDCYEAFVIYSFLSLCYEYLGGEGAIMSEIRGKPIQSSWISCTCCFAGRQYTIGFLRFCKQATLQFCFIKPVMAILTLLLQAFGYYKDGNFSPLGGYLYITIIYNISVSLALYALIMFYLATKELLSPFDPILKFCIIKSVIFLSFWQGVVLAVLEKAKVIDPIFSKNGTQAVGVGTVSAGWQNFFICMEMFMAAVALRFAFPHSVYSTGPTSTHGRTVSLQSISSSLKETMNPRDIMQDAIHNFHPQYQQYTQQGMKPSEEDGPWSSDTYQQQRPVSNGNPPSTSPVPSGTTGSGTAGSAHQPAKAAPQSQGIPITGAPAGKRSRFNEKTTLLNSDEEFQDSDSDF, encoded by the exons ATGTCCTCATCAGAGGAGACCGCATCTACAACTACCACCACCACCTCCACCACCAGCACATTGTTGACCACACATCCTGAGCTGATTACTACTGCAGAGACCAATAGCACTCCAGACTACAATGTCACTCAGCCTCTCATCTTCCTTCAGACAGCAGCAGCCCAAGGAATAGCTGGAACATTTGCGTGTGCTGCTATACTGCTCACAGTTCACCAG ATCTACTTACACTTGCGATACTATACATGTCCCAATGAACAGCGATGGATTGTCAGAGTTTTATTCATAGTTCCCATTTATTCTTTTGACTCATTCCTAAGTCTCATGTTTTTCAACAAAGATAACTATTATGTCTATTTTGACAGCCTCAGGGATTGCTatgaag catttgtCATTTACAGCTTTCTTAGTTTGTGCTATGAGTATCTTGGTGGGGAAGGAGCTATTATGTCTGAAATTAGAGGAAAACCAATTCA GTCAAGCTGGATTTCTTGCACATGCTGTTTTGCTGGTCGACAATATACCATAGGATTTTTACGTTTTTGTAAACAG GCTACTCTACAATTCTGTTTTATCAAACCTGTCATGGCCATATTGACTCTTCTGCTTCAAGCGTTTGGTTATTACAAAGATGGTAATTTCTC GCCATTAGGTGGCTACCTGTACATCACAATAATTTACAACATATCCGTTAGTCTTGCATTGTACGCTCTCATCATGTTCTACCTGGCTACCAAAGAGTTATTAAGTCCATTTGACCCGATCCTGAAGTTCTGCATAATTAAAtctgtcatttttctttccttctggCAAG GTGTGGTTCTGGCTGTCCTTGAAAAGGCCAAAGTCATTGATCCCATCTTTTCTAAAAATGGCACCCAAGCTGTTGGGGTAGGTACTGTCTCTGCTGGCTGGCAGAATTTTTTCATCTGCATGGAGATGTTCATGGCAGCTGTGGCTCTGAGGTTTGCATTTCCTCACAGTGTGTACAGTACTGGACCAACTAGTACACACGGACGTACTGTCTCCTTGCAGTCCATTTCTAGCAGTCTTAAAGAAACCATGAACCCAAGGGACATAATGCAG GATGCTATCCACAACTTCCACCCACAGTATCAACAGTACACTCAGCAAGGCATGAAGCCAAGTGAAGAGGATGGGCCCTGGAGCTCTGATACTTATCAGCAGCAGCGTCCAGTTTCCAATGGCAATCCTCCATCAACTTCCCCTGTCCCAAGCGGCACAACTGGATCAGGAACTGCAGGTTCTGCTCACCAACCTGCCAAAGCAGCGCCACAGTCCCAAGGCATCCCCATAACTGGTGCCCCTGCTGGGAAGAGAAGCCGGTTCAACGAGAAGACAACCCTGCTCAACTCTGATGAAGAGTTTCA ggACTCTGATTCAGATTTTTAA